In Natronomonas salsuginis, the sequence TAACTGGTTATGAACGCCGTTTTGTTAATAGTGTCGGTTGGCGTGAAATATCCGACCTTGCCATCGACGGTGGTTTGTGGAAGAATTGTCGGCTGTATCCCCGCCCTTCAGGCGGGGTTTTAGCCTTGAGACTTCGATAAGAGTCACCCGATCAACGAGTTCGGCGTAGCTGTGGCCTTCTTCCTTGCGAATGCAGTGCGCGACGATATGGGCCTCGCGGGCAAGCCCGACTCGGGCGGGCTTGCCCGCTTGGTTCCCCAACGCTTGTTTAGCTACACGTAGTGCTGTCTCAACGAGGTCGAGTAGAGCGACGCCCATAATCGCCTTCTCAAACTCATTACGGAGTGATCCCCTCGCTGTCCGCCATTTTCAATAGAGCAGTACCTGCCGCCATGGTGCCCGCTTCGGGTCTAAAGGGCCACCGCTGACCATTGACAGGCGGACCACCTATCTATAATGAGTTCCCGTTCATCAGTCATTAATCACGAATGTCGCATGCACTTACTACGAACGTGCCGCGCGATCAGTACAACTTCGAGCACCAACCGGAGACGGACCAGTCCTTCGAGAACGCGCTGGCGAAAGCCCGAGCGAGGGACCGCCTGACAGTCGCCGACGGCGTAGAGTTGCTGACGACGGGCACGGATCACTTGGGAATCGATCCCGAGCGGAAGGAACTGGTACTCGAGGCGGCCGACCAACGGCGGGCCGAGGTGGTCGGCGACGAGGTAACCTTCGTCGCAAATCTCAACAACAACGTGACGACGGCCTGTAATACGGGCTGTCTGTTCTGCAACTTCAAGGACCGTTCAGAGAAGTTCCGGGCCGTGAACAACGAGTCACACGGCGGGTTCACAAAAACGCCCGCAGAATCAGGCCAGATCGTCGAGGATGCTATCGATCTGGGAATCTACGAGGTAACATCGGTGTCAGGGTTACATCCGGCGTTCGCGCTCGACGACGAACATCGCGAGGTCCTCGAGGCCAGCGACCGCGAAGACCTGAACTACCACTCGCCCACTGCCTACGAGGTCGATCCAGGAACCTACTGCGAACAGATGCGAGCGATGTCTGTCGGCGAGATTCACCTCCATTCGATGACTCCCGAGGAGGCCTACCATGCCCGCCGCGGGGTGGACTGGGACTACGGGGAGGTGTATGAGCGATTGGCCGACGCCGGACTGGACTCGGTACCAGGGACAGCTGCCGAAATCCTCGTCGACGAGGTTCGGGAGGTGATTTGTCCCGGCAAGATCGGCGCTGATGAGTGGCTCGAAGCGATGGAGGCCGCCGCGTCAGTCAGTCTGCCAACGACGGCCACTATCATGTACGGCCACGTAGAAAACGAGATGCACCGGGTCAGGCACTTACAGCGGATCCGCGATCTCCAAGACCGGACTGGCAACATCACGGAGTTCGTTCCACTATCGTTTGTCCATTCAGAGACGCCGCTAGCCGAACGGGGAATGGTCTCGGGTGGTGCCACGACTGCTGAGGACGAGCTCATGATCGCAGTCTCGCGGCTGTTTCTGGACAACATCGCTCATATCCAGTCCTCGTGGGTGAAGTACGGCGATGAGTTGGGGTTAAAAATGCTCTCATGCGGTGCCGACGACTTCATGGGGACGATCCTCTCCGAGGAGATTACTAAGCGGGCCGGCGGGGATTTCGGAGAGGCGCGGTCGGTCGCTGAGTACGTCGAGATGATTTCGGCAGTCGGACGGACACCAGTCGAACGCTCAACCGACTACGAGCAGCGTCGGCGGATTGACCCGACGAACCCGCCGTTCGGTCCCGAGCTTGGTCCCCAAGCCAACGGAACGCCGCTCTTTGAGTAGTTAGTTAGATTCAGAGAGTTCCCCGGAGATATTGGTTGAATCGTACGGGCGAGCCACGTCGCGGATGATAAGATAACGAGGCCGGCCGACTCGCATCGATGGCGGAGTACCTCTGTAGCCAAGTGTCGGTGGACGACGGAGTCCTTTAGGTCACGGTAGCGTTGGCTACGTTACGACCCACCCCACAAGGCGGTTCTACCGCGACGCCCAGATAACGAAAATATACAAAGAGACTAGTGAATTATTCGATAAATTCTAATACCAATAAAGACTGGCGGTGGACTTAAGTGGGTCCCCTCGTCAGGTGCTCTCGTATGAATGTTAGCGACATCGAGCGCGTCACCGTGCTCGGTGCTGGCAGTATGGGACACGGAATCACCGAAGCCGTCGCGCTCGCGGGCTATCACGTCACGATGCGCGACATCGAACAGGATCTCGTCGAGGAGGGCTACGGCAACATCGAGTGGTCCGTCGAGAAGCTTGCGGAGAAGGGGTTCGTCGACCAGGACCCGGCGGAAGTCATGGGCCGTATTGACACCGAGGTCGACCTCGAGACGGCGGTCCAAGATGCCGACCTCGTCATCGAGGCCGCCCCGGAGAGAATGAGCCTAAAGAGGGACATCTTCTCGGACCTCGACGAGTTTGCACCCGAAGAGTCCATCCTCGCGTCGAACACCTCTTCGCTGTCCATCACCGAAATCGCCAGCGCGACCAACCGACCGGAGCAAGTCATTGGGATGCACTTCTTTAACCCACCGGTGAAGATGGACCTCGTCGAGGTCATCTACGGCGAGGAGACCTCCGACGAGACCGCCCAGGCCGCGTACACATTCGCCGAAACCATCGAAAAGACGCCCATCTACGTCCGCAAGGACATCAACGGGTTCGTCGTCAACAGCGTTCTCGGGCCGTTCGTCAACGAAGCCGGCTGGATGGTTTCTGAGGGCGTTGCGACCGTCGAGGAAATCGACGCCGCGATGGTACATCGCCAGGGCTACCCGATGGGTCCGTTCGAGCTGTCGGACCTGACCGGCATCGATACCGGCTATCACATGCGCAAGGAGGCTGGCAAGGAGGTCCCACCGGTCGTCGAGGAGAAGGTCGAAGCCGAGGACTTCGGAAAGAAGACCGGTAAAGGCTACTACGACTACGAGGACAGCGAGGGCACCACTTACGAGGCCGGGCAGGGCGAGGATGTCGATACCCTGCGCATCGAGGCTCGCATAGTCAACGAGGCCGCAAAACTCATAGGGAACGACGTCGCCACGCCCGTCGCTATCGATAAGGGGATGCGCCTCGGCACCGGTTTCCCCAAGGGACCCTGTCGCCGCGCCGACGAGATGGGGCTCGATACTGTCCTCGACAAATTGAACGAACTGCGCGAAGAGTACGGCAAGGCGCGGTACGATCCCGCTGACTACATAGTCGACCTGGTCGAGGCTGGCAACACCGGCGAAGACGCCGGCGCAGGATTCTACGAGTACGGCGACTCGGGCGACCGCCACTACTCGGCGCTCAACTACAAACTCTCCGAGGATGGGCTGCTCAAAATCGAACTCGACCGCCCCGAGCGGCTCAACGCACTCAGCCAGGACCTGTCAGACGAAATCGTCCACCTGCTCGACAACACGCCGAAAGACGACGTGCGTTGTGTCATGTTCGAAGGTGCGGGCGACCGAGCGTTCTCGGCGGGGGCGGACATCACCGGCTTCGCCAGCATTGAACCCTCCGAAGTCGAGGTGGCGCCCGTCTTCCAGACGGTCAACGACTTCCCGCGGCCAACGCTCGCGAAGATCGACGGCTACTGTCTCGGCGGCGGCCACGAGCTCGCCCTCGCGTGTGATTTCCGCATTGCTACCGTGGGATCCGAGTTTGCCTTCCCGGAGATCGACCTCGGGCTCATTCCGGGTGGCGGCGGCACACAACGGGTAATTCGCATGTTAACTGACGCCCGCGCGAAGGAGTTGGTGCTCTGCGGTAACCGAATCGACGCCGAAACGGCCGAGGACTGGGGCCTCATTAATCGTGCCGTCGCCCCCGACGAGTTTGACGAGGTCGTCGAGGAGTTCCTTGACGACCTCGTTTACGGTGCACCTATCGCACTTGAGAAAGCGAAGAAGGTAATGGATAAGGGACGCGATCAGGACCTCTCTGGGGGGCTTGAACTCGAATCGCAAGCCTTCGGTATCCTCCTCTCCACGGACGACGCGAAGGAAGGTACCTCAGCGTTCCTTGATAATCGCGATCCCGAGTTCGAGGGCAAATGAGCTCCGGGAAGATATCGAGGAGTTGTCCGACGGTCTCCGCGAGTACGGGCGGTTCCAATGGTAAACATCGACATCGAGGTCACGGAGCGGGGCGTACCGTGTTTAGCATACCGTTCGATGAGGGCTTCCCGAACATTGGGCCAGGAACTCCATAGGAGCGCCACCGCAACCACCATTGATACCGCCTGGGGATTCGTCCTGCAGTCGACGTTTGGCGGGCAATAAAGTGCCGTAGTCACGACGACTGAGCTCAACGTTCGGCAGGTCCGCCCCGCGACGAACGATATCCGCGTCGGGGCCAAGTTGTTCGGGCCGGTTACTCGATGGGCATCACCGAGTGTGAGGTGACGGGCGTCCACGAAGATGAGACAAAAGGTCGTCGCGACCGGCGGGACGACGTATCGGCTGTTCTGCGACCGTAAGTTCGGTTAAGACACCACCGAGAGTGGGGAGATCACGTATGTCGTTTAATTTATATGGAGAACGAGTACGCTCGGACCCACTTCGACGGGATCGAAGTGCAGTTCAGTGACACTCCGACTGCCCACGAGATCGACTTCACTGTGGTCGTTCACGCCCGCGAATTGGCAGCTTCCAAAAGGAGGACTTCAACGACTGAGTGGAGACCTTTTTTCGTATCAAACTGGATCGTCTCCCAGCCCACCTACACCGCGATAGATTCGGACAAAAGAGACAACTAGAACGACAAAGGCGGTGAATACCCGGTGCGTTTCCGTTCAGTCGGACCTAATTGAACGATAGTGATATTGTTACTGGTGACGTGGGATTCGAAGGGGGACGAAAGATCAACTCACGGGCGGTCGTACTAACGCGACTCCTTGTACTCGTTGACGAGTGACTGCATGGATTCCTTGGCGTCACCGAACAGCATACTCGTGTTGTCACGAGCGAACAGTGGGTTCGGAATGTCTGAGAAGCCAGGACTCAGGCTGCGCTTGTTGACGATGACTGTCTGTGCCTCGGCGACGTCAAGGACGGGCATCCCCGCGATGGGGCTGTCGGTATCCTCGTTGGCGCTGGGGTTGACGACGTCGTTGGCCCCCGTGACGATCACCACATCTGTCTGTGAGAACATCGGATTAACATCTTCGAGTTCCCGCATCTTCTCGTAGGAGACATCGGCTTCCGCCAAGAGCGCGTTCATGTGCCCGGGCATCCGGCCGGCAACCGGATGGATGCCGAACTCTACGTCGACGCCGTCTTCCTCCAGCAGTTCGGCCAGTTCTGCGACCGCGTGTTGGGCTTGGCCAACGGCCATCCCGTAGCCAGGGACTATGACGACCCGACCGGCGGTCTCCAGGAGCATCTCGACTTCTTCCGGGGAGGTTTCTGTGATGTTGCCCTCGTAGATATCCTCCATGTCCTCGACGTTGTCGTCACCGCTGCCGAGCCCACCGAAGAGGACGTTCGTCAGCGAGCGATTCATCGACTCGCACATGATGACTGTCAGGATGAGCCCCGACGCACCGACGAGCGTCCCCGCGATGATGAGGACCGTGTTGTTCAGCACGAAGCCGGTTGTCGCCGCCGCCAGTCCCGAATAGGAGTTCAGCAGCGCGATGACCACCGGCATGTCTGCCCCGCCGATAGGGAGTACGAGGAAGACGCCGAGGATGGAAGCCGTTGCAACCAGTACCCAATACGACGGCAAAAACGAAGCCAAGGGCACCGACCCGAACATGTCGGGCTGCACCACGAGGAACAGGCCAGCTGCCACCGACCCGATGAAAAAGAAGACCTTGATGGCGTGCCCAACGGTGTCGCTGACCGGCGAGTCACCGACGACGCCGTGGAGTTTACCCCCTGCGACGAGACTACCCCAGAACGTGACGGCACCGATGATGCCCGCAATCGAGGCTGTCGCTGTCAGTCCGAGTGTGAGTGAGCCGCCGGAGGCCAGTACGTCAACGAGTTCCGCCCCGGCGACGACCGCAGAGGCGCCGCCGCCAAAGCCGTTGAACAGGCCGACAAGCTGTGGCATCTCTGTGGTTTCAACGCTCACCGCCAGCCACGCACCAATTCCGCCCCCAACGAGCATACCAGCACCGACTACAAGCGGCGAGAGCATCTCGAACCAGAGGATTGTGATGACGACCGCCAAGAACATCCCCGCTGAAGAGATCATGTTCCCGCGAGTCGCTGTCCGGGGATGAGTCATGTCGCGCAGTCCCTGGATGAAAAAGACGCCTGCGACTAAATAGGTCAGTTGTAGGACTGACTGGGTCAGACCACCGAGAATACCGGCCATAGGTTACCTGCCCCCCTTGCTGAACTGGTCGAGCATGAAGTGACTTACTAGATAGCCACCGACGACATTGATTGTTGCCATAACCACGGCAACGAACCCGAGTACCGTCGCAAGCTGAGTCGATCCCGACCCCGCGACAACGACCGACCCGAGCAGCGTAATGCCCGAGATGGCGTTCGCACCCGACATCAGCGGTGTGTGCAGGTTCGTAGGAATCTTCGTGATGATCTCGTAGCCGACAAATGCTGCGAGCACAAAAATAGTCAGGTTCTCGACAAAGGTCATTTCTTAACCTCATTTCGGTGGTCATCCCGTCCCGTTTCAGTTGCGTTATTCGGCATCTGTCTCCTCCGCTTCCTTGGTCGCTTGGGTCTTGGGTGTTGGTTCATCGTCGTCGGTCGCTGCTTCTTCTGCAGGTGTTTCGTTGACTCCGTCTTCGAGATGTGGGTTGCGAACAGTCCCGTCGTGGACTAGTAGCGTCGAATCGATGATCTCGTCCTCGAAATCGAAGTCGATGTTACCATCTTCGCCTAATAGGTTCTCCAAGAAGTGTTGCAGGTTGTTCGCATACTGTTCGCTGGCAGTTTTGCTCATCTGTGACGGCAGATTGGTCGGGCCGTGGATGGTGACGCCGGCGTGTTCGACTGTTTCACCGGCCACCGTGGGTTCGCAGTTCCCACCTGTCGGCGCGGCGATGTCGACGATGACTGACCCAGCGTCCATCTCTTCGATCATTTCCGCAGTGACGATTTCTGGTGCGGGCCGGCCAGGAATGGCTGCGGTCGTGATGATGACGTCCGACTCCGGTACTACCCGCTGCATCTGCCGTCGCTGCTCTGCGTAAAACTCCTCACCCATCTCGACGGCATAGCCCTCCTCATCGCCGGAGCCCTCGGTCTCCAAGTCGAGTTCGACGAAATCTGCACCGAGGCTCTCGACCTCCTGTTTGACCTCCAACCGGACGTCGTGTCCACGGGTATCCGCACCCAGGCGCTCGGCTGTCGCGATGGCCTTAAGCCCCGCGACACCCGCGCCGATAACGAATACTTCTGCTGGGCGAATCGTCCCCGC encodes:
- the cofH gene encoding 7,8-didemethyl-8-hydroxy-5-deazariboflavin synthase subunit CofH, with the protein product MSHALTTNVPRDQYNFEHQPETDQSFENALAKARARDRLTVADGVELLTTGTDHLGIDPERKELVLEAADQRRAEVVGDEVTFVANLNNNVTTACNTGCLFCNFKDRSEKFRAVNNESHGGFTKTPAESGQIVEDAIDLGIYEVTSVSGLHPAFALDDEHREVLEASDREDLNYHSPTAYEVDPGTYCEQMRAMSVGEIHLHSMTPEEAYHARRGVDWDYGEVYERLADAGLDSVPGTAAEILVDEVREVICPGKIGADEWLEAMEAAASVSLPTTATIMYGHVENEMHRVRHLQRIRDLQDRTGNITEFVPLSFVHSETPLAERGMVSGGATTAEDELMIAVSRLFLDNIAHIQSSWVKYGDELGLKMLSCGADDFMGTILSEEITKRAGGDFGEARSVAEYVEMISAVGRTPVERSTDYEQRRRIDPTNPPFGPELGPQANGTPLFE
- a CDS encoding Re/Si-specific NAD(P)(+) transhydrogenase subunit alpha, producing MIVGVPAETAPNEKRVAITPAVAEDLVGDGHEVAIETGAGEPANYHDEQYEAVGCTVLDDRDTVFEQADIVLQVQALGAATDGIAPYDEGQVVVGLLGPYDITDTQLETLSDQSVSAFALELMPRISRAQSMDALSSQASLGGYQACLLAAEELPKMFPMEMTAAGTIRPAEVFVIGAGVAGLKAIATAERLGADTRGHDVRLEVKQEVESLGADFVELDLETEGSGDEEGYAVEMGEEFYAEQRRQMQRVVPESDVIITTAAIPGRPAPEIVTAEMIEEMDAGSVIVDIAAPTGGNCEPTVAGETVEHAGVTIHGPTNLPSQMSKTASEQYANNLQHFLENLLGEDGNIDFDFEDEIIDSTLLVHDGTVRNPHLEDGVNETPAEEAATDDDEPTPKTQATKEAEETDAE
- a CDS encoding NAD(P)(+) transhydrogenase (Re/Si-specific) subunit beta; the protein is MAGILGGLTQSVLQLTYLVAGVFFIQGLRDMTHPRTATRGNMISSAGMFLAVVITILWFEMLSPLVVGAGMLVGGGIGAWLAVSVETTEMPQLVGLFNGFGGGASAVVAGAELVDVLASGGSLTLGLTATASIAGIIGAVTFWGSLVAGGKLHGVVGDSPVSDTVGHAIKVFFFIGSVAAGLFLVVQPDMFGSVPLASFLPSYWVLVATASILGVFLVLPIGGADMPVVIALLNSYSGLAAATTGFVLNNTVLIIAGTLVGASGLILTVIMCESMNRSLTNVLFGGLGSGDDNVEDMEDIYEGNITETSPEEVEMLLETAGRVVIVPGYGMAVGQAQHAVAELAELLEEDGVDVEFGIHPVAGRMPGHMNALLAEADVSYEKMRELEDVNPMFSQTDVVIVTGANDVVNPSANEDTDSPIAGMPVLDVAEAQTVIVNKRSLSPGFSDIPNPLFARDNTSMLFGDAKESMQSLVNEYKESR
- a CDS encoding NAD(P) transhydrogenase subunit alpha, whose amino-acid sequence is MTFVENLTIFVLAAFVGYEIITKIPTNLHTPLMSGANAISGITLLGSVVVAGSGSTQLATVLGFVAVVMATINVVGGYLVSHFMLDQFSKGGR
- a CDS encoding amino acid synthesis family protein, with product MENEYARTHFDGIEVQFSDTPTAHEIDFTVVVHARELAASKRRTSTTEWRPFFVSNWIVSQPTYTAIDSDKRDN
- a CDS encoding 3-hydroxyacyl-CoA dehydrogenase/enoyl-CoA hydratase family protein, with protein sequence MNVSDIERVTVLGAGSMGHGITEAVALAGYHVTMRDIEQDLVEEGYGNIEWSVEKLAEKGFVDQDPAEVMGRIDTEVDLETAVQDADLVIEAAPERMSLKRDIFSDLDEFAPEESILASNTSSLSITEIASATNRPEQVIGMHFFNPPVKMDLVEVIYGEETSDETAQAAYTFAETIEKTPIYVRKDINGFVVNSVLGPFVNEAGWMVSEGVATVEEIDAAMVHRQGYPMGPFELSDLTGIDTGYHMRKEAGKEVPPVVEEKVEAEDFGKKTGKGYYDYEDSEGTTYEAGQGEDVDTLRIEARIVNEAAKLIGNDVATPVAIDKGMRLGTGFPKGPCRRADEMGLDTVLDKLNELREEYGKARYDPADYIVDLVEAGNTGEDAGAGFYEYGDSGDRHYSALNYKLSEDGLLKIELDRPERLNALSQDLSDEIVHLLDNTPKDDVRCVMFEGAGDRAFSAGADITGFASIEPSEVEVAPVFQTVNDFPRPTLAKIDGYCLGGGHELALACDFRIATVGSEFAFPEIDLGLIPGGGGTQRVIRMLTDARAKELVLCGNRIDAETAEDWGLINRAVAPDEFDEVVEEFLDDLVYGAPIALEKAKKVMDKGRDQDLSGGLELESQAFGILLSTDDAKEGTSAFLDNRDPEFEGK